The Bacteroidota bacterium genome includes the window CGATTAAATTTAATTACATCCTTAAAAATGAACTTTACAAAAGAAAAAATTGACGAATTGAACACAGTAGTAAAAGTTAAGCTTGGCCCGGAAGATTATCAAGAGCGTGTTGATAAAGTATTAAAAGACTATCAACGTAAAGCAAGTGTACCCGGCTTTCGCCCAGGCAAAGTTCCATCTGGAATGATCAAAAAAATGTATCGCAAATCAATATTGGTTGACGAAATAAATAAGTTATTGAATGATTCGTTGAATGGATATATCACTGAAAATAAATTGGAAGTATTAGGAAACCCACTTCCTAAAAGAGACGACGCTCAAGATATTGATTGGGACAATCAAAGTGATTTCGAATTTAGCTACGATATCGGACTCGCTCCTCAATTTGAAGTGGAACTTTCTGCAAAAGACAAATTTGATTTACTAAAGGTTAAAATTGACGAAGCTACTATTACACAATACTCAACGGATATGGCAAAGCGTTACGGTAAGGTTGTAAACGCAGAGCTTTCTCAAGATAATGATTTACTTTTTGGCGATTTTGCAGAACTTGATGATTCTGGAAATCCCGTTGAAAATGGCATCACAAAATCCAGTACCCTTGCAGTGGATACAATAAAAAATGAGAATTTGAAAAATCAATTTATTGGTCTTTCAAAAGGGAATAAGGTAATTATTAATCCTACTGACTTATCCGAAAACACTACTGATTTGTCTGCTATGCTCGGAATTACAAAGGATCAGGCTGCCGCATTACAGAATAAATTTAGTTTCACTCTTACCAACATCAGCCGAATTTCACCCGCTGAATTGAACGAAGAATTTTTCGGCAAAGTTTACGGTCCTGAAGTAAAAACTGAAGAACAATTCCGAACAAAAATAAGCGAAGAATTGTCTCAAATGTATGCTGCTGATAGTGATCGAAAATTGAAAAATGATATTGTACTTCAATTAATTGAAAAATTGAAATTGGAATTGCCGGATGAATTTTTGAAACGCTGGCTAATGGCTGTTAACGATAAGCCAATTTCATATGAACAAGTAAATACTGAGTATAATTCTTATTCGAATGGATTACGCTGGCAACTCATCGAAAATAAAATTCTGAAAGACAATGATATCAGAGTTAGCAATGACGAAATAAAAGACTATGTTCGTGGATTAGTCACTGAGCAATTTACGCGTTACAATCAAATGGAAATGAACGCCGAAGACTTGGAAAATACAGTTAACAGGGTTCTCTCTAATCAGGAGGAGGCTAAAAAATTGTACGAACGCCTTTATGATATCAAATTGATGGATTTATTTAAAAGTAAATTTACACTGACTACCAAAGAAGTTTCAGTTGAAGAATTATATAAAGCTTAGTTTTAACATTTAAATCTAAAACATATGTTCGATAAAAAAGAATTTGAAAAATTTGCTGTAAAGCATCAAGGAATAAGCAGTGCATCATTGCATAGCTATACTTCAATATATAACGATTATATTTCACCTACCATTATTGAAGAACGTCAACTTAACGTTGCATCAATGGATGTTTTTTCAAGGTTAATGATGGATCGAATAATTTTTCTTGGAACAGGAATCAATGACTATGTTTCAAACATTATTCAAGCACAGTTACTTTTTTTATCATCAGTGGATGCTAAGAAAGATATTCAAATTTATTTAAATTCTCCAGGAGGTTCAGTATATGCCGGCCTTGGAATTTATGATACAATGCAGTTTATTGAACCTGATGTAGCAACAATTTGTACAGGTATGGCTGCATCAATGGGAGCTGTATTGATGTGTGCAGGAGCTAAAGGTAAACGTTCAGCTTTAAAACATGCGCGCATAATGATTCATCAACCCATGGGAGGAGCTCAAGGCCAAGCATCGGATATTGAAATTACTGCCCGCGAAATACAAAAATTGAAAAAGGAATTGTATGATATTATTGCTGAACACAGTGGTAAAGACTACGAGACTGTTTGGAAGGACAGCGACCGCGATTATTGGATGACCGCTGAAGAAGCCCGCGAATATGGAATGGTGGATGAAGTGTTAGTTCGAAAAAAATAAGTAAAGCTTCTATGGCAAGCGATAAAACTATAATTAAATGCTCCTTTTGTGGTCGTGATAAACGCGATACATCAATGCTTATTGCTGGTATAACTGGTCATATTTGCGACAAGTGTATTGATCAAGCTTATGCTATAGTTCGTGAAGAATCAACCAGTTCAGAATCTAAAAATCTGAACCATAAAATCACTTTATTAAAACCAATTGAAATAAAAAATCATCTTGACGAATATATTATTGGACAGGATGCTTCAAAAAAAGTGCTGAGTGTAGCTGTATATAATCACTACAAACGCATCATGCAAAAGCCCACTAAAGGTGCAGAAGATGTGGAAATTGAGAAATCGAATATTATAATGGTTGGTGAAACGGGCACTGGTAAAACCTTGCTGGCGCGAACTATAGCCAAAATATTAAATGTTCCTTTTTGTATTGCCGACGCTACTGTGCTTACAGAAGCCGGCTATGTTGGTGAAGATGTTGAAAGCATTTTAGTGCGTTTACTTCAAACTGCCGATTATGATGTAGCTGCTGCTGAAAGAGGTATTATTTTTATTGATGAAGTGGATAAGATTGCACGCAAAAGTGACAATCCTTCAATTACCAGAGATGTTTCAGGAGAAGGCGTTCAACAAGCTTTGTTAAAATTACTGGAAGGTGCGGTTGTCAATGTTCCACCTCAAGGAGGAAGGAAACATCCTGAACAGAAAATGGTGGCGATAAATACCAAAAATATATTATTTATTTGCGGTGGTGCATTTGACGGTATTGAGAAAAAGATTGCACGAAGAATGAGTGCAAATACCTTGGGTTATAAATCACAACTCGTTAATGACGAAATTGATAAAGCCAATTTATTGCAATACATCACACCACTTGATCTGAAAAATTTTGGTTTAATACCTGAGTTAATCGGTAGACTTCCTGTTCTTACACATTTAAATCCGCTCGATAAAAGTGCGTTAAGACGAATTCTAACTGAACCAAAAAATTCATTAATAAAGCAATATATCAAGCTTTTTGAAATGGATAAAGTCACCTTAAGTTTTGATAAGGCTGTGTTGGATTTAATTGTTGATAAGGCACTTGAATTTAAGCTAGGAGCAAGGGGTTTAAGATCTATTTGCGAAGCTATAATGACTGATGCAATGTTTGAAATTCCTTCTTTGCAAGAAAAGGAATTGAAAATAACGCAGCGTTACGCCAGCGAGAAATTGCAAAAATCAACTATTAATAAATTAAAAGTTGCCTAACTTATTCCAAAGATTTGGTAAAATCTTCTAAACTAGGAAACACCCAATCAATTATATTTGCTTGGGTGTTTTTAGTTTTAATAGAATTGATAAAAGCAGTTTTCATCCCGGCATTTTTTCCAAATTCCATGTCCGATATAGAATCACCAACCATGATCGACTTACTGAAATCGATTTCAGGAAAATCTTTTTTTGCTTGTAAGGCCATACCAATATTAGGTTTCCGATAAACTGAATTTTCAGCATGCAACGCAGGACAATAATAAACCTTGTCAATTTTACATCCTGAATTCAGAAATTCTGTTTGCATTTTAGTATGTATTTCTGCTAAATCATGTTCAGTAAATAATCCCTTTCCAATACCTTGCTGATTGGTAACAACTAAAATGCGATTAAATTTTTTACGCAAAATAGGCATTGACGAAAGCACACCGGAAATAAAATGAAAGTCATTCCAACGTTTTATATAATCGTTATCAACTTTCGTATTGATTACTCCATCACGGTCAAGGAACAATGTCCAGGAAGCATCAAAATTGGTAAGTCTTAAATTCATTTTGTGCACGTAAGTAATCTTCAGGAATTCCAATATCAATAAAATACTTATTGCTTACGAAGCCCAAAAAATTTATATGTTCCAGATATTTTTCAAAAAAATCTTTTTCAATACTAAAAGTGCTTGGGAAATTAATACTTGTAAATAGTGGTATGTTTATTAAGTAAACTCCTCCATTAATATATCCGTTTTTTGAAACACCAGTTTTCTTTTCTTCGAATCCGGTTATTCTAAACCGATGGTCAATATTTACTTTACCAAACCTTCCTATTTCGTCACAGTACTTTAACGCTAAAGTAATTTGAGCGTTATTTTTGACATGAAACGCACTTAATTGAAATAAATCAACACTAAATAAGGTATCACCGTTTAATACTAATACAGTGTCTGCATTACATTTTTGTAAAGCAAGTTTTACTCCACCTCCCGTACCTAGTGGTTCGTTTTCATAACTATAAAGTAGTTCAATTCCCAGGTAATTTTTTCCAAAATGTTCTTCAATACTCCGAGTTAGTGGCGATACTGATAGTATAACTCTTGGTATTTGGTAAAAGCGTAAATATTGAAAAATATAGTGCAAAAACGGCTTGCCATTAATTAAAGCCATAGGCTTAGGAGTATTTCCTAATACAGGTTGTAAGCGTGTACCCAAACCTCCTGCGAGAATAATTGCTTCTTTAATCATTTAATAAATCCATCCAAAAATAGTGATTCATTTTAGTTCCTTGAGGTCAAATACAGATCTAAATTGTCCATGAATTTAATCCTTCTTTTGTAAAGGAATACTTTTTCTCATATCCACCAAACTGCTGCAACGATTCAATCACTTTATAGCGGCTATTTCCCGGACAATAAAAAACCATAAAACCACCACCTCCCGCTCCTGAAATTTTACCTCCTGTTGCTCCATTCTCAATAGCTGTAGAATAAATTTTATCAATAAATTCATTCGTAATTCCTTCTGTCAATCCTTTTTTATTTTGCCATCCAAAGTCCAATATTCTACCTACTTCGTTGATATCACCTTTTAACAGTACCTCTTTCATTAATGAAGCTTGCTTTTTTAATTGATGGGTTGCTTCAATTGCATTTGAATTATCAGAGATAACATGCTTCACTTGTGACTCAATTATATCACTACTAAATCGATTGGTTTCGGTGTAATAAAGCAATAAGTTATGTGCTAATTCTTTTAAGTATTGATCTTTTATATTTAATGGATTTACAATTACTTTATCATCGCTATAAAACTCCATGAAATTTACTCCACCAAATGTAGCCGAATATTGATCTTGGCGTCCTCCGGCCATCTTCATGTCAACTCGTTCAATTTCATATGCAAGGTGAGCAATGTCATATTCTCCTAATGGCAATTTTAACCATTCAGTAAATGCTCCCAATATAGCCACAACTAAGGTTGATGACGATCCTAATCCGGAACCTGCTGGTGCATCAATATAGGTACTTAATTTAAATGAAAGAGGTTCAAGTGAAAACTTACGGACGACTTTTTCATAAACAGCCTTTATTAATTCAAGTTTTCCATCCTTTGGAAGTACAAAATCACTAGAGTAGGAGACACTTACTTTACGGTCTATCGATTCAATTTGAATGTTCTTTTCAGTTGTAGGTTCTATGCTAGCATATGCGTATAAATTTATAGTTGCGTTTAATATTGCTCCTCCAAATCGATCGCAATATGGACTAACATCAGTTCCTCCACCTGCTAGTCCTAATCTTAATGGGGCTTTACTTCTTACGATCATTCTTTGATTGTATTAAGTGACCCAATTGTGTTATTGTCTCTATCATTGAATTCCAGGAGTATTTTTTCTTTTCTTCAGCTGCATTTTTACTAAATTCTTCCTCCTTATTTAATCTGTAAAAATTTATTAAAGCTTCAGCAATTGAACCACTGTCTGAGTTTACAACATATCCTACTTTACCGTCTGGAATCATTTCTGGTAATCCTCCAACATTAGTAACTATCATAGGCTTGTTAAAATGATATGCAATCTGTGTAACCCCACTTTGTGTTGCAGTTTTATAGGGCTGAACGACCAAATCTGATGCGCAAAAATAGCGACTAACCTCATTATTGGGAATAAAGTTAGTTCGTTCGATTACTGAATTTTCAAGATTTAATTGCTTAATCAAATCACGGTATGGTTTCGGATCTGAATAATATTCTCCGGCAATAATCAATTTAATTTTCAATTTACGAACATCGCTCTCAGATATTGCCTGAAGTAATAAATCTAATCCTTTATAGTCGCGAATAAATCCAAAAAATAAAATGTAATTTTCTGAAGAGTTTAAGCCAAGCGCTTTTTTCGCAGATTCCTTTGTAAGCATTTCTCCAAAATTATCGTACAACGGATGCGGACAAAACAATTTAGGTTTACCCGAATCAAATTCCTTTAATTCAGATAGAACTGATCGACTCATCGTAATAAATCCATCAACAGATTTTGCATAGTATTTTGATAAAATGCGATCACCGGGTCTCTTTTCATGCGGCAATATATTGTCTGTTATAGAAACAACTTTTGAGTGTTTGTTTAAACGAATTATGCGTGCAATTGTACCAAGACATGGAGCCATAAACGGAATCCAATACCGTATAATTACAATATCTGCTTTTTCCTTTTTTAATTTTAACCCAATTCTTATCCAATTAATGGGGTTGATTGAATTAATTGCTGTTTCAATTGTAATTTTTGCTGGCGACGCTTCTTCTGAAAATTGTGTTTTACCTGGGAATAAAAAGCTAGGATATTGTAAACTAAAAGAAACAATCTTGGCTTTATCGCCTCTTTCCAAATATGCCAGGCAAAGTCGTTCATTGAAAGTTGATATTCCTCCCCCTCTTAATGGATATGCCGAACCGATGATTGTTATTTTCAATGGAGCTTCGTTTAGATAATTAGGAACGAAAGTTTAGCTGATATTGTCGGTTTTCCTTTCAATTAAATATTGATTTCTTGTTGGAGAATTTCTTGAAATCAACTCTCCTAAAAAACCTGCTAGAAATAACATAGTGCCAAGAACCATGGTAGTTAATGCAATATAAAATGAAGGACGTTGTGTAATCAATAATGCTGGTTCATTTTGATAAACCAGATACAACTTATTAGCACCCAAATAAAATGCTACCATAAATCCTATTAAAAACATAATGGTACCCAAAAATCCAAAAAGATGCATAGGACGTTTGCCAAACTTTGAAACAAAAGATATCGATAATAAATCGAGAAATCCATTGATAAATCGTTCAAGACCAAATTTGGTTGTTCCGTATTTTCTTTCTTGGTGTTGTACTTCTTTCTCACTAATTTTTGTAAAGCCTGCCCATTTAGCAATTACAGGTATGTATCGATGCATTTCACCGTATACTTCAATACTCTTTACAACCTCCGATCGGTATGCTTTTAATCCACAATTAAAATCGTGTAAGTGAATCCCACTCATTTTTCGGGTAGCATAGTTAAATAGTTTGGTAGGCAAGGTTTTTGAAATTGGATCGTATCTCTTTTTCTTCCAACCAGAAACTAAATCATAACCATCTTCAAGTATCATTTTTCGCAATTCTGGAATCTCATCCGGACTATCTTGTAAATCAGCATCCATCGTAATTATCACCTTCCCGATTGCGGCTTCAAATCCAACATTCAATGCTGCACTTTTACCATAATTTCTTCTAAACTTAATTCCTTTTACGCAAGCGTTTTCTTTGGTTAACGATTCTATTTTTTTCCAACTACCATCTTTACTTCCATCATCAATAAATAAAATCTCATAGCTGTAATTGTGCGAATTCATAACGCGAACTATCCAATCAGTTAGTTCCTGTAATGATTCTTCTTCGTTTAATAGTGGAATAACAAGGGATAAATCCATTATTGATTTTGTTGAATAAAGTTGTCAAAAGAGTTGGAAGATGGAGTGTTACGTTTTACAAAACCCGAAATAATAAGCGATAAAACAGATCCCCAAAAAGTATAACTCAAAACAAATATTAAAGCAAATGCCAAAGGATTATTAATCACCTTCATCATTTCCATTGCTTTCTCCGCTTTAGCATCATCATCCGGATACTCCTTCATAATGTTTTCTTCAATTTCCAACATAATTGAATCAAGTATTGTAGAATCTACAAATTTCAGGTAGAGAAAAGCTGCAAAAGCAATTAATACACCTGCGAAAAAGGAAATTAAAACTCCAGAATAAAAGGAGGTTCCATAACTAATACTTCCATTTAACGCTTGATCGCGATATTTGCTACAACCAACAAAAATGGCAATTCCAAGCACTATGTAACCAACTACACTAATAAACGATGACAACTCTTTTCCTAAAAATCCACCTACAATAAACAGTAAAAAAAGTATGGTGCCTGCCATACCACCATAATTCATTGAATTTAACGAAAGAGTGATTTTTTTTTCTTCCATATCTGTTTCTAAACCCTTATCAGTTGGCAAATATAGAAATTAATCGTACAAAATAACGGGCGAGATATTGTGTGGTCTAACTAAAAAAATTACTTTTGCGCCGGGTAAGTCTCTTACGACCAGCTCCTGTTGAACTCCCCCAGGTTTGGAAGAAAGCAAGGGTAAATGGTTGAGCGGTGCGATAAGAGTAGCTTACCCATTTTTTTTTAACTCAATTGATACTTTAATCAAGTATAACTTCCACATATAAGCATCATTTATTAGTTTTATTTTTTTGATAAGTTAAATCAAGTTAATTAATGATACAGATAAAACATGGACAACGTTTTGAAACCCATTAGATATGTAGCACTTGGCGATTCATATACAATTTGTGAAGGCGCTGCGTGGGAAGAATCGTGGCCTTTTCTATTGACCCAGAATCTAAACCAAATTGGAATTCCTTTTGAATTAATAGCAAATCCTTCTGTTACTGGATGGACAACAAAGGATCTTATTGAAAAGGAATTAACAATTTACGATGAATCAAAGCCTGATTTTGCAACCTTATTGATAGGAGTAAACGACTGGGTTCAGCTAATTACGATTCAACAATTTAAAGAAAACTTGCAGTATATTATATCAAGGATGCTAAGCCAGTTGGAGAAACAAACCAATTTGGTACTTATTACCATTCCTGATTTTGGTGTTACTCCCAAGGGAGCTAATTATAGCAATGGTAGGAATATCGCCGATGGTATTTCTGAATTTAACCAGGTTATCATAGAGGAGGCGAAAAATAGGAATTTGAAGTGTATAGATATTTTTCCAATAAGTCAACAAATGAAGGACAAACCAGAGCTTATCTCAGTTGACGAACTTCACCCATCAGCAAAAGAATATGCTTTATGGGAAGAATTGATTTTTCCGGTTGTTGCAAACCATTTTAATAAATAACATGATTCCCAAAATAGAAGATCTGCCTAAGCTAGTTGCAAACACAAAAACCAATACTCAGAAGCTTTTTACCAAACTTAAAAGAACCCAACCAGGTAGTTTAGATACAACGGTTCAGAGTATACACGAGGAAGTTTTTTCCGAAATGAATTGTTTGACATGTGCCAATTGTTGTAAAACTACCAGTCCAATATTTTATCAAAAGGATATTGAACGCTTATCAAAACTCTTTAGAATCAAACCTTCTCAGTTTATTCAAAATTATTTGCACATTGATGCGGAACAGGATTTTGTATTGAATGTTACACCATGTCCTTTTTTAGATGAGGATAATTTGTGCAGCGTTTATGAACAAAGACCAACGGCATGTCGAGAATATCCACATACTAATAGAAAGCGATTTTATCAATTGTTGGATCTTACACAAAGAAATACAGCAGTTTGTCCTGCAGCTTTTGAGATCGTAGAAAGATTGAAAAAAAACTATCAAAACAAATCTCATTAGTATTACTTCTTTGGCGCTTTAGGTGTTTTTCAATTCTAAATTAGCACCATCAAACAGTTCTAATAATATTGAAGGAGTATGATTTATACTACAAAAAAATTTGAAAATGCCGGCTTCATTTTGGATTGAGTTAACCGCAAGCTTGCTGGGATTGATAAGTGTTTGGTTGGTTACTAAACAAAATAACTGGTGTTGGCCTACAGGTATTGTAATGGTAATAATTTATGTGTTTATTTTTTACCAAAACAAATTATATTCTGATATGTTATTGCAGATTTTTTTTGTTGTGATGCAGATTTATGGATGGTATACATGGTCAAATAGCAGCAATAACACTATTAAACTTGAGGTTACTTGGCTTACTTTTAAAGAGCAACTTCAATGGATAGTAGGCACAATTATATTATCGATACTGATAGGATTTTGTATGAAGCGATTTACGAATGCCGATTTGCCATATATTGATGCTGCAACGGCAGCAATGAGCATCACAGCACAATGGCTTATGACACGAAAAAAAATAGAAAATTGGTTGTATTGGATAATTGCAGACCTTATTTATATTGCCATGTATCTAGTTAAAGGTCTATACTTCACTACCGTTTTATACTTTGTATTTTTGATTTTGGCGTATAAAGGATTTATTACCTGGAAAAATCACTTTGCTAGATTGAAAAAAAATTAGTTTAGTCAAGCTCTCCTAACATTTCTGAAGCAGGATAAACATACTTCCCATTTCCCTTTGAAATTTCAATAAGCAATTTTTTGGCTTCATTTTTTTTATTTGCATCAAGTAGGTTCATTGCTTTCAACCATCTTGTTTCATCCCAGTAAGGTGATTTTTTATTCTTTAGAATAGTATCAAAATAAGCAGTGGATCCATTAAAATTCTTATTCAACCTTTCAGTTTTACCAAGGGTAAATAAAACTTCTTCATTATTAGGAGTTGTTTGTAGTTGCTGAGTTAATTTGTCAATAGCCGATGAGAAATTTTTATTTCTTATATCTTCTTTTGCAGATTCTATAAGATTTGTACCAGTGTATTTAAAATTTTTGTCTACTGTTGTTTTGTTAGTAGTTTTAATTGTTCGTGGTTCTGCCGATTCAGCAGCCTGTGGAATGCCTTGTATTGCAGTGGAAGATTCTTTTATTGATTTGTCGATATCACCATTGTTTTCAATAGCTGCATCTGCCTGTTCAAAATTTGAATTTGTACTAGCCATTTCCGAATCAAAAACTGCTTTACCAGATGTTAGATTAGCTCCGCTACTGCTTGTAATATCAATTTCAGAATCATTAGATCTTGGAACTTCAGTAGATTTTTTAACTTTTTCTAAGATGGGTGTTTCAACAACTTTGTTTTCGTGAGGTTTTTCAATATTACTGGATTCAATTTGTTGAGAACCGGTTTCAAACTGAGTTATAGTAGTTGCTGAACTATCATTAAGTAAATCTTTACTGCCTGATTTCTCACTAATTTGAACAACCGAATCTTTGGTATTTTCTTTAAGGAAGTAATTAAAAAGTAATCCAACCCCAAATAAGATCAAAATTGTAGCAGCAATTGAATACCTATTAAAATAAAATTCGGGTCTTATTGTTTTAGGTGATGGATTTACTGTTTTGTTTAATTCGATTATATCATTTTTAAATGTTGAAATTGATTCACTGTTTTGCAATCCTTCTATAAAATCAGAACACATTTCACAAGTAGTAAGATGATGTTCTATAGTGCGTGTGTTATTCTTACTCAAAATCTTTTGGTAATAGGCAATTAATTGCTCATCTGAAGGGCAATCTTCTTCAATAAAAATGTTTTCTAAATTAATTTTTGTGGACATTCTTTTTGCTGATTAATATTTTTAGGTTACGCTTTCCATTTTGAATGAAACTTTTAACACTTTTCAAATCATACCCGGTAATATTTGATATTTCTTGATAACTCATTTCCTTGATATAAAATAACTCTATACACACTTTTTGTTCATTGTTTAATTCAGTCATTGCATGTTCTAAGGAAGTTAACAAATCTTCCTTTTCAATTTCTTCTAATTGATGTAAGGATTGATTAAAATCCATACTTGGTTGAATAAAATGTATCTGGTCTGAACTAATTTCAATAATGCCTTTGTTCTTGCGAAGATGCATCAAACAGTAATTCTTAGTTACTGTATGCAGCCAGCTTTTGAAATTGGTTATTGTGTGTTTTTTTAGATCGTTAGTTAACTTTTCAAAAATCTGCATGGAAGCATCCTTACTTTCATCGCGGTCATTTAGATACTTTAAACATACTGCATAAACAAAAGAGGAATATCTAGTAAATAGAATACCAAAGCACTCAACGTCATTAGATTGAGCATAACGAAGCACTAATTCTGTATCAGAAAGTAAATGATGATTTATAGTATTGGAATTCAAGTTTTTAAAAAATAATCAATCAAAAAACAAAAAAAATTTCATGAAAATTATGGAATTGATTTTCTGATTACATCTATGTTGGTAAAAATAAAATATTATCTCATCAATTAATAACTAAAATTATGAAAGCAAAACAGAGAATTTCAAGAAGAATTTTAATATGTACAATTTTTACTTCTTTTCTAGTTACAAATGTATTTGCAGAAGTTGAAAAAAAAGTAAAAAGCAAGGTCGAAAAAGCAGTTGTATTTCTTCAAGGTGCACAATTGTTTAGTTCGGCCGATTTTTCTATTCCAGCCGGAACAAGTACTCTGATTTTTGAAGGAGTATCACCATTTATTGATGCTCAAACACTTCAAGCTACAGGAACAGGTGATTTAGTTATATTGGATGTTATGCATACATTAAAGTATCCTGAGTTAAAATCAGCTATTTTGCACTTACCAACTAAAAATTCGAAACAAATAAAATTGGTTCAAGATTCTATTTTGGAGTTAGCATGGAAGTTAGAAGAGTTAGCGGATAGAAAATCGGCATTTACTATTGAAAAAAATACTTTGTTAAACAATCGTTTAATTAAAGGTGAAAGTAAAAGAGATTCATTGGCATTATTGAAGGATGCACTTGATTATTTAAGAAATAGACTAAACAATATAAACACTGAAGTGTTGAGGCTCAAAAGAGAGGAGCAGATTTTAGTTTACAAAAAAGGCAAATTAGAGGAACGTCTTTCAATTCTTAACGAAGAAGAAGCTAATGCTGGAGTAGAAAATCCTCAACAAAAGGAAGGAGCAGTAAATCAGGTCATTGTAACAGTGAGTTCATTATTTGCAACAAATACTACAATTAAAATTAATTATTTTGTGACAAATGCAGGTTGGACACCAAGTTATGATTTAAGAGCAGGCTCTGAATCTAAAAATATTAAATTAGATCAGCGGGCTAGTGTTTATCAAAATTCAGGAGTAGATTGGAATGATGCAAGTTTAATACTTTCAACAGGTACACCAGGACAAGGTAATACAAAACCGACCCTTGGTGCGAAAATATTAAGCTATAATTTACCAAGAACATACAAATATTCTGAATCCGCAGCTCCAGCGATGTTGGAAAAATCACTGTCCTATTCTAACAATGGAGCTTTATTAGATGATAATAATTCAGCCAAAACTGCTTCTGAATATACAGTTATTGTTGAAAATCCAATTCGTGTTGAATATGTAATTAAATTAAAATACTCTATCCCTTCAGATAATAAACAACATCAAGTTTTAATACAAAGTAAGGAGTTGGAGACTGAATTCGTTTATTCTGCAATACCAAAATTAGATGCAAATGCATTTTTTATAGCAAAGATCACAGATTGGGAGTCATTAAACTTACTTTCTGGTACAGCCCGAATATATTTTGATGGGTCTTTTATTGGCAATACAAGCATTAATCCTAGTCTTGCGAAAGATACCTTAGAATTAAATATGGGACGTGACAATAATTTAGTATTAGAATACAAAAAAATTAAGGATAGAAGTAATGAAAAGATT containing:
- a CDS encoding dehydrogenase; translation: MIVRSKAPLRLGLAGGGTDVSPYCDRFGGAILNATINLYAYASIEPTTEKNIQIESIDRKVSVSYSSDFVLPKDGKLELIKAVYEKVVRKFSLEPLSFKLSTYIDAPAGSGLGSSSTLVVAILGAFTEWLKLPLGEYDIAHLAYEIERVDMKMAGGRQDQYSATFGGVNFMEFYSDDKVIVNPLNIKDQYLKELAHNLLLYYTETNRFSSDIIESQVKHVISDNSNAIEATHQLKKQASLMKEVLLKGDINEVGRILDFGWQNKKGLTEGITNEFIDKIYSTAIENGATGGKISGAGGGGFMVFYCPGNSRYKVIESLQQFGGYEKKYSFTKEGLNSWTI
- the tig gene encoding trigger factor; amino-acid sequence: MNFTKEKIDELNTVVKVKLGPEDYQERVDKVLKDYQRKASVPGFRPGKVPSGMIKKMYRKSILVDEINKLLNDSLNGYITENKLEVLGNPLPKRDDAQDIDWDNQSDFEFSYDIGLAPQFEVELSAKDKFDLLKVKIDEATITQYSTDMAKRYGKVVNAELSQDNDLLFGDFAELDDSGNPVENGITKSSTLAVDTIKNENLKNQFIGLSKGNKVIINPTDLSENTTDLSAMLGITKDQAAALQNKFSFTLTNISRISPAELNEEFFGKVYGPEVKTEEQFRTKISEELSQMYAADSDRKLKNDIVLQLIEKLKLELPDEFLKRWLMAVNDKPISYEQVNTEYNSYSNGLRWQLIENKILKDNDIRVSNDEIKDYVRGLVTEQFTRYNQMEMNAEDLENTVNRVLSNQEEAKKLYERLYDIKLMDLFKSKFTLTTKEVSVEELYKA
- the clpX gene encoding ATP-dependent Clp protease ATP-binding subunit ClpX, which produces MASDKTIIKCSFCGRDKRDTSMLIAGITGHICDKCIDQAYAIVREESTSSESKNLNHKITLLKPIEIKNHLDEYIIGQDASKKVLSVAVYNHYKRIMQKPTKGAEDVEIEKSNIIMVGETGTGKTLLARTIAKILNVPFCIADATVLTEAGYVGEDVESILVRLLQTADYDVAAAERGIIFIDEVDKIARKSDNPSITRDVSGEGVQQALLKLLEGAVVNVPPQGGRKHPEQKMVAINTKNILFICGGAFDGIEKKIARRMSANTLGYKSQLVNDEIDKANLLQYITPLDLKNFGLIPELIGRLPVLTHLNPLDKSALRRILTEPKNSLIKQYIKLFEMDKVTLSFDKAVLDLIVDKALEFKLGARGLRSICEAIMTDAMFEIPSLQEKELKITQRYASEKLQKSTINKLKVA
- a CDS encoding HAD family hydrolase; amino-acid sequence: MNLRLTNFDASWTLFLDRDGVINTKVDNDYIKRWNDFHFISGVLSSMPILRKKFNRILVVTNQQGIGKGLFTEHDLAEIHTKMQTEFLNSGCKIDKVYYCPALHAENSVYRKPNIGMALQAKKDFPEIDFSKSIMVGDSISDMEFGKNAGMKTAFINSIKTKNTQANIIDWVFPSLEDFTKSLE
- the clpP gene encoding ATP-dependent Clp endopeptidase proteolytic subunit ClpP, whose protein sequence is MFDKKEFEKFAVKHQGISSASLHSYTSIYNDYISPTIIEERQLNVASMDVFSRLMMDRIIFLGTGINDYVSNIIQAQLLFLSSVDAKKDIQIYLNSPGGSVYAGLGIYDTMQFIEPDVATICTGMAASMGAVLMCAGAKGKRSALKHARIMIHQPMGGAQGQASDIEITAREIQKLKKELYDIIAEHSGKDYETVWKDSDRDYWMTAEEAREYGMVDEVLVRKK
- a CDS encoding nucleotidyltransferase family protein is translated as MIKEAIILAGGLGTRLQPVLGNTPKPMALINGKPFLHYIFQYLRFYQIPRVILSVSPLTRSIEEHFGKNYLGIELLYSYENEPLGTGGGVKLALQKCNADTVLVLNGDTLFSVDLFQLSAFHVKNNAQITLALKYCDEIGRFGKVNIDHRFRITGFEEKKTGVSKNGYINGGVYLINIPLFTSINFPSTFSIEKDFFEKYLEHINFLGFVSNKYFIDIGIPEDYLRAQNEFKTYQF